One genomic segment of Lewinellaceae bacterium includes these proteins:
- a CDS encoding PorV/PorQ family protein — protein sequence MTRIYLIGLILMGILAAPSGRAGNPDRQGEAGAYELTLNPWARSAGLHSLTTACIQGAEAMRLNVAGMTRIHQTEVLLGHTIYLKGSDVRLNALGFVQKVGKNGAFGISLMSLNLGDIVETSVQQPEGTGATFSPNFFHLGMAYAHTFENKVSVGILFRGISESTANLSAFGFALDAGVQYVTGPQDNFKFGISLRNIGSPMRFGGEGLSIQETNPDGTLQYNLTYDQRSASFELPSMLNIGMSYDLYAGDDHRFTLIGNFTSNSFSRDNLGGGMEYCFKDLFFIRGAYKYELGTNSESVDHSVYTGLSAGMGFEVPLKKGSDYKLGIDYGYRATNPFQGSHSIAFRISI from the coding sequence ATGACACGTATATACCTTATTGGATTGATCCTCATGGGAATACTGGCCGCGCCATCAGGCCGGGCAGGGAATCCTGACCGGCAGGGAGAAGCCGGAGCCTATGAATTAACACTTAATCCCTGGGCCCGGAGTGCGGGATTGCATTCGTTGACCACGGCGTGTATCCAGGGAGCTGAAGCCATGCGACTGAATGTCGCAGGTATGACCCGTATTCATCAGACCGAGGTCCTCCTCGGGCATACGATCTACCTCAAGGGTAGTGATGTTCGGCTGAATGCTCTGGGATTTGTTCAGAAAGTAGGCAAGAATGGCGCCTTTGGCATCAGCCTGATGTCTTTAAATCTTGGAGATATTGTGGAGACTTCCGTACAGCAACCGGAAGGGACCGGTGCCACATTTTCACCGAACTTTTTCCATCTGGGTATGGCTTATGCCCACACATTTGAAAACAAGGTATCCGTAGGAATTTTATTTCGTGGAATTTCAGAATCAACGGCAAATCTGAGCGCATTTGGCTTTGCCCTGGATGCCGGTGTTCAGTACGTAACCGGCCCTCAGGATAATTTTAAATTCGGTATCTCCCTGCGCAATATCGGATCGCCAATGCGGTTTGGCGGAGAAGGACTGTCCATTCAGGAAACGAATCCGGACGGTACCTTGCAATACAACCTGACCTACGACCAGCGGTCGGCTTCCTTTGAATTGCCATCCATGTTGAATATCGGCATGTCTTACGACCTGTATGCCGGGGATGATCATCGGTTTACGCTGATTGGAAATTTTACCTCCAATTCATTTTCACGGGACAACCTGGGTGGTGGAATGGAATATTGTTTTAAAGACTTGTTCTTTATCCGGGGTGCCTACAAATATGAGCTGGGGACGAACAGCGAATCGGTGGATCACAGCGTCTATACCGGGTTGAGTGCAGGGATGGGATTTGAAGTCCCGTTGAAAAAAGGCAGTGATTATAAGCTGGGTATCGACTACGGATACCGCGCTACCAATCCCTTCCAGGGATCACATAGCATTGCTTTTCGAATCAGCATTTAA
- the greA gene encoding transcription elongation factor GreA has product MSVTYLTQEGYDKVRLELDELKTTGRQEAARAIAEAREKGDLSENAEYDAAKDAQGMLELRINELEKVMATARIIDESQIDTSKVVLLSAVKIKNMKTKKEVQYKLVSETEANLKEGKISATSPIGQGLLGKAVGEVAEVQTPAGLMQFQILEIGV; this is encoded by the coding sequence ATGTCAGTGACGTATTTGACACAGGAAGGATATGACAAAGTCCGACTGGAATTAGATGAACTAAAAACTACAGGTCGCCAGGAAGCAGCACGGGCAATTGCTGAAGCCAGAGAGAAAGGTGATCTATCAGAGAATGCAGAATACGATGCAGCAAAAGATGCTCAAGGCATGCTTGAATTGCGCATCAACGAACTGGAAAAAGTCATGGCTACCGCAAGGATCATTGACGAGAGCCAGATCGACACCTCCAAAGTAGTACTGCTTTCGGCGGTAAAGATCAAGAACATGAAGACCAAGAAGGAAGTCCAGTATAAATTGGTTTCAGAGACCGAAGCTAATCTAAAGGAAGGAAAGATATCTGCCACTTCCCCCATTGGTCAGGGATTGCTGGGTAAGGCCGTGGGAGAAGTTGCCGAAGTTCAGACGCCGGCCGGATTGATGCAGTTTCAGATATTAGAGATCGGCGTCTGA
- a CDS encoding HIT family protein, translating to MASIFSKIVAGEIPCHRIAESDDFLAFLDIQPVQTGHTLVIPKKEVDYLFDLEDEHLAALMQFAKKVAGGLRKAVPCNRIGVTVIGLEVPHAHVHLIPINALSDMDFTRPKKNVSHEELARLAEHIRTFLD from the coding sequence ATGGCCAGTATATTCTCCAAGATCGTAGCAGGAGAAATTCCCTGTCATCGTATCGCCGAATCAGATGATTTCCTGGCTTTCCTGGACATCCAGCCGGTTCAGACAGGTCATACCCTGGTCATTCCCAAGAAGGAGGTCGATTACCTCTTTGATCTGGAAGACGAACACCTGGCTGCTTTGATGCAATTTGCCAAAAAAGTTGCCGGCGGCTTGCGAAAAGCAGTTCCCTGCAACCGCATCGGCGTTACCGTCATCGGACTCGAAGTACCCCATGCACATGTGCATTTGATCCCTATCAATGCCCTCTCCGACATGGATTTTACCCGCCCTAAAAAGAACGTAAGTCACGAAGAACTGGCTCGTTTGGCGGAACACATCCGTACTTTTCTGGATTAA
- a CDS encoding TCR/Tet family MFS transporter — MKNRKAAIGFIFVTLLIDVIGFGIIIPVLPSLISSMLDIPVNEASRYGGMLTAMYAIMQFIFAPILGNLSDKYGRRPVLLISLFGFFLDYLILGFAPSFYWLFVGRTLAGITGASFTTAAAYIADISTKENRANNFGMIGAAFGLGFILGPALGGWLGEIGTRVPFFAAAGLTLVNWMYGYFVLPESLGTENRREFDWKRANPFGAIAHLRKYPSISGLFISFALVYIGAHAVQSNWSYYTMYRFNWSEGMVGLSLALVGLLVGAVQGGLIRVINPILGDTRSSYVGLLLYALGLALFGFAFQSWMMYAFLLPYCLGGIAGPALQSIITSQVPPNAQGELQGALTSLISVTSIIGPPLMTGLFTYATSANAPFHIPGLPFFLGSVLMLLSAVIAYRTLHRKEI; from the coding sequence ATGAAAAACCGCAAGGCTGCTATCGGCTTTATCTTCGTTACGCTTCTGATTGATGTGATCGGATTTGGCATTATCATACCTGTTCTGCCATCCCTGATTTCTTCCATGCTGGATATTCCGGTCAATGAAGCCAGCCGTTACGGTGGTATGCTTACCGCCATGTACGCCATCATGCAGTTTATCTTCGCCCCGATTCTGGGCAATCTCAGCGATAAATATGGCCGCCGGCCTGTTCTGTTGATCTCTTTGTTTGGCTTCTTTCTGGATTACCTCATCCTGGGTTTTGCACCCAGTTTTTATTGGCTGTTTGTTGGCCGCACCTTAGCCGGCATCACTGGTGCCAGCTTCACGACTGCAGCCGCCTACATTGCCGATATCAGCACCAAAGAAAACCGTGCTAATAATTTTGGCATGATCGGCGCAGCCTTCGGCCTGGGCTTTATCCTGGGTCCTGCATTGGGTGGCTGGTTGGGAGAAATAGGCACGCGGGTGCCCTTCTTTGCAGCCGCCGGACTGACCCTGGTCAACTGGATGTACGGCTACTTTGTATTGCCTGAATCACTCGGTACGGAAAACCGGAGAGAATTTGACTGGAAGCGCGCCAATCCATTCGGTGCGATCGCTCATTTACGCAAATATCCGTCCATCAGCGGACTTTTCATCTCCTTTGCCCTGGTCTACATCGGTGCTCATGCTGTACAAAGCAACTGGAGTTATTACACCATGTACCGGTTCAACTGGTCGGAAGGCATGGTAGGTCTTTCATTGGCCCTGGTCGGTTTGTTGGTAGGCGCAGTTCAAGGTGGACTGATCCGGGTGATCAATCCGATCCTCGGGGATACCAGAAGCTCCTACGTGGGTCTACTGCTTTATGCACTGGGTCTGGCGCTTTTTGGCTTTGCCTTCCAGAGTTGGATGATGTATGCTTTCTTATTACCTTATTGTCTGGGAGGTATTGCCGGACCAGCATTGCAGTCCATCATTACCAGCCAGGTTCCGCCCAATGCGCAGGGTGAGCTGCAAGGCGCTCTGACCAGCCTGATCAGCGTGACATCAATCATCGGACCTCCATTGATGACGGGATTATTTACTTATGCGACCAGCGCCAATGCCCCATTTCATATCCCCGGACTACCCTTCTTTCTTGGATCGGTTCTCATGCTTTTAAGTGCGGTAATAGCCTACCGGACATTGCACCGTAAGGAAATCTGA